In Bombus vancouverensis nearcticus chromosome 1, iyBomVanc1_principal, whole genome shotgun sequence, a single genomic region encodes these proteins:
- the LOC117160693 gene encoding (E3-independent) E2 ubiquitin-conjugating enzyme UBE2O isoform X1, producing the protein MATNFGVECQYFYEDVVYRVDKKGNVVFGIVMENDDQDLSEESSDSEESQKRKKGEIRVVWHPSGIEELVSSKKVHLADRTLMPGDVVRRMIKGKDTQRGYCRDIELTACVQVIGTKQVLTNIRSEDLVPLEEFATDIAVCMDSWVGGIKMANFKLWLTTPDGSRCVINETDSRVLGQLEERRDNDNDFPHSSEFYPGQSLWGPVHCLEDAQWITCTKEMKAKRKSKPQKLTKVIVEKVETDWVGVHWQCRAYSKDGAWSDQAQPKFVVEGENLKKLKLLNVFEPSTVQVGDRNFYVIKSDENVITREQWRKQQRDIFQVPKHSPKKTRPNISVTKPVEDRKKEKDKDKLNEQQTLEENAHNNINNLQNITSNNTLMPPVQNQNTESSDDWDTEDTGSQSDSASVSSGCSSMSSMGKKKKSPALMTKVLKKKKLCKAKKKIPPVPLIPGTKIVVETLSTSTKANVVWQDGSVEFGIPSTQLYPIHHLDDKEFFPGDFVVDQKEESRMYGVVQSVDHQGRTAKIKWFKTYTSSQSPQPTLLEEREVSVYDLKDHPDFQYRPGTLVIRIANFEGEDAGCTAGQVLDNYPEGRVKVWWVDGHVSMCWPQDLYKVGEYDSDEGELWDDVSSDASWETELEDWYIADTDGTEQTELENIKPKLAAHIEKARIAMSRLEEIFTQNPSLQTTEVMRKLLEVYKDCRYMDKLMGTSFFHECHFQGLLERVRERGRANVAQRMADQVTRLFTHKSDGSEENIEKNNIENSNNIQSGSNPCEKIITTVTDMTESIDHKNDESSNKQNVKGEESINRLFINVNPNPEDSGLYSAENSKKESGSSDSSGEFLLSEDVNNVPDRSIEKSEMNKTSKTQMHITSSHVASSQVCVKLCTLIKAQLVLAHAEVSRRFGLSKMSLSDAEKGSSPLKKQKKEEEKRIELLQEPSEYSIEIPPPIYTEGEGFSIEETAPDSHKFKLTMFQPTDPTNFFRTVSKELKLLKSSLPPGIWVKGFEDRIDLYSVMFRGPEKTPYEDGLFLFDFQLSADYPAAPPLCHYISYCNDRLNPNLYEDGKVCVSLLGTWSGRGTEVWTSSSTLLQVIVSIQGLILVPEPYFNEAGFDKQKGSQQGKENSRMYNEMVVLKLVQAQTKLLQHPPPVFKDIIIEHFKRHANKLLQRLELWMEISEQHNNQHPLSPVTPTTFKQISDVDNKILPEFPLIPASRGFCITLRKTLAIFKEVLIKEGIIERNSDVRTWENIKEQTKSEGHETSKTADSNTMEHDSKKEISEGSSKLNPNGSLSKDRVSSSSTNISSTSLSETKKITLDHTIS; encoded by the exons ATGGCTACGAACTTTGGCGTAGAGTGTCAGTACTTTTACGAGGATGTCGTCTATCGTGTGGATAAGAAAGGTAACGTTGTGTTCGGAATTGTTATGGAAAATGACGACCAAGATTTGTCCGAAGAAAGTTCTGACAGCGAAGAGAGCCAAAAGAGGAAAAAGGGCGAGATTCGCGTGGTCTGGCATCCCTCCGGTATCGAGGAGTTGGTCAGCTCGAAGAAG gtACATTTAGCAGATAGAACACTTATGCCAGGAGATGTTGTACGTCGGATGATCAAAGGAAAGGATACACAGAGAGGATACTGTAGAGATATTGAGCTTACTGCCTGTGTTCAAGTGATTGGTACTAAACAAGTGCTTACCAATATTAGGAGCGAAGATTTAGTTCCTTTGGAA GAATTTGCAACGGATATAGCTGTTTGTATGGATTCATGGGTTGGTGGCATAAAAATGGCAAATTTTAAATTGTGGCTTACTACACCCGATGGATCTCGTTGTGTCATAAATGAAACAGATTCTCGTGTTTTAGGACAATTAGAGGAGAGACGTGATAAT GATAATGATTTTCCTCATTCTTCTGAATTTTATCCTGGTCAAAGTTTGTGGGGACCAGTTCACTGCCTAGAAGATGCACAATGGATTACATGTACAAAAGAAATGAAAGCAAAGAGAAAATCTAAACCACAGAAACTAACAAAGGTAATTGTAGAAAAGGTAGAAACAGATTGGGTAGGTGTGCATTGGCAGTGTAGAGCATATTCAAAGGATGGTGCTTGGTCAGATCAAGCTCAACCAAAATTCGTAGTTGAAGGAGAAAATttgaagaaactaaaattattgAATGTTTTTGAACCATCTACTGTGCAAGTGGGAGATCGAAACTTTTATGTAATTAAAAGTGATGAAAATGTCATTACACGAGAACAATGGAGAAAACAACAAAGAGACATTTTTCAAGTTCCTAAACATAGTCCAAAGAAAACACGTCCAAATATCAGTGTGACAAAGCCAGTTGAAGAtagaaaaaaggagaaggataaagataaaCTTAATGAACAGCAAACATTAGAAGAGAATGCTcataataatattaacaatttacaaaatattacaagCAATAATACTCTAATGCCTCCAGTACAAAACCAGAATACTGAAAGTTCAGATGATTGGGATACAGAAGATACTGGATCGCAAAGTGACAGTGCTTCA GTATCTAGTGGATGTTCTAGCATGTCATCCAtgggtaaaaagaaaaaaagcccAGCTTTAATGACAAAGGttctgaaaaagaaaaagttatGCAAGGCAAAGAAGAAGATTCCACCAGTTCCATTGATTCCAGGGACTAAAATTGTTGTGGAAACATTATCTACAAGTACAAAAGCTAATGTTGTATGGCAAGATGGTTCAGTAGAATTtg GTATTCCATCAACACAACTTTATCCGATTCATCACTTAGATGATAAAGAATTCTTCCCTGGTGATTTTGTAGTTGATCAAAAGGAAGAGTCTAGAATGTATGGTGTAGTTCAAAGTGTTGACCATCAGGGTAGAACAGCTAAAATAAAATGGTTTAAAACATACACTTCTAGTCAAAGTCCGCA GCCAACTTTACTAGAAGAACGTGAAGTCAGTGTATATGATTTAAAAGATCATCCAGACTTTCAGTACAGACCAGGTACATTAGTAATTCGAATAGCTAATTTTGAAGGAGAAGATGCTGGATGTACTGCTGGTCAAGTGCTAGATAATTATCCGGAAGGACGAGTTAAAGTGTGGTGGGTTGATGGACATGTAAGTATGTGTTGGCCTCAAGATTTGTATAAAGTAGGTGAATATGATAGTGACGAAGGAGAACTTTGGGACGATGTATCGTCTGACGCGTCATGGGAAACGGAATTGGAAGACTGGTATATCGCCGATACCGATGGTACAGAACAAAcagaattagaaaatataaaaccAAAGCTAGCCGCACACATCGAAAAAGCTCGCATTGCAATGTCTAGACTGGAAGAGATTTTCACTCAAAATCCCTCACTTCAGACAACCGAAGTTATGAGAAAATTATTAGAAGTTTATAAAGATTGTCGATACATGGATAAACTTATGGGTACCTCTTTCTTCCATGAATGTCATTTTCAAGGACTTCTGGAGAGAGTCCGTGAACGTGGCCGTGCAAATGTAGCGCAACGTATGGCGGATCAAGTAACAAGATTATTTACGCATAAATCTGATGGATcagaagaaaatatagaaaagaacaatatagaaaATTCCAATAATATACAATCAGGAAGTAATCCTTGTGAAAAGATCATTACCACTGTAACGGATATGACAGAATCCATTGATCATAAAAACGACGAATCCAGCAATAAACAGAACGTAAAAGGTGAAGAATCAATTaatcgtttatttattaatgttaATCCTAATCCTGAAGATTCTGGATTGTATTCTGCAGAAAATTCAAAGAAAGAGTCGGGTTCGAGTGACTCAAGTGGCGAATTTCTACTTAGCGAGGATGTGAACAATGTACCTGATCGTTCAATAGAGAAATCAGAAATGAATAAAACTTCCAAAACTCAGATGCACATAACAAGTTCTCACGTGGCTAGTTCTCAAGTTTGCGTTAAATTGTGCACTTTAATAAAAGCTCAACTTGTACTAGCGCATGCAGAAGTTTCTAGACGATTCGGGTTATCAAAGATGTCATTATCCGATGCCGAAAAAGGATCGTCTCCTTTGAAGaagcagaagaaagaagaagaaaaacgtaTAGAATTGTTACAAGAACCATCAGAATATTCCATAGAAATTCCACCACCAATATATACAGAAGGGGAAGGATTTTCTATAGAAGAAACAGCACCAGATAgtcataaatttaaattaacaatgTTTCAGCCTACAGATCCTACAAACTTTTTCAGAACTGTTTCCAAGGAATTAAAACTTTTAAAAAGTTCACTTCCACCCGGTATATGGGTAAAGGGATTTGAAGATAGAATAGATTTATATTCTGTAATGTTTCGTGGACCTGAGAAAACACCATACGAAGAtggtctttttctttttgatttTCAATTATCTGCCGATTATCCTGCTGCTCCACCACTTTGTCATTATATTTCTTACTGTAATGATAGGTTAAATCCCAATCTGTATGAGGATGGTAAAGTTTGTGTAAGCTTACTTGGAACATGGTCTGGCCGTGGAACAGAAGTGTGGACAAGTTCCTCGACTCTCTTGCAAGTTATAGTCTCGATTCAAGGCCTTATTCTCGTACCAGAACCATATTTTAATGAAGCTGGATTCGATAAACAAAAAGGCTCTCaacaaggaaaagaaaattcaaGAATGTACAATGAAATGGTTGTACTAAAATTGGTTCAAGCACAGACTAAGTTATTACAACATCCACCACctgtatttaaagatattattaTTGAACATTTCAAGAGGCATGCAAACAAATTATTGCAACGTTTAGAGTTGTGGATGGAAATTTCTGAACAACATAATAATCAACACCCATTATCTCCAGTAACACCTACTACTTTTAAACAAATATCTGACGTTG ATAACAAAATTTTACCAGAATTTCCATTAATACCAGCGTCTAGAGGTTTCTGCATAACACTCCGTAAAACTTTAGCTATATTTAAAGAAGTGCTGATTAAAGAGGGTATTATAGAAAGGAACAGCGACGTACGTACTTGGGAAAATATCAAGGAGCAAACAAAGAGCGAGGGtcacgaaacaagcaaaaccgCTGACAGTAATACAATGGAACACGACAGTAAAAAAGAGATCAGTGAAGGAAGTTCCAAATTAAATCCAAACGGTAGCCTATCAAAGGACCGTGTATCATCTTCGTCCACGAATATTTCCTCTACATCACTAagcgaaacgaagaaaattacGTTGGATCATACCATCAGCTAG
- the LOC117160693 gene encoding (E3-independent) E2 ubiquitin-conjugating enzyme UBE2O isoform X2, which yields MATNFGVECQYFYEDVVYRVDKKGNVVFGIVMENDDQDLSEESSDSEESQKRKKGEIRVVWHPSGIEELVSSKKVHLADRTLMPGDVVRRMIKGKDTQRGYCRDIELTACVQVIGTKQVLTNIRSEDLVPLEEFATDIAVCMDSWVGGIKMANFKLWLTTPDGSRCVINETDSRVLGQLEERRDNDNDFPHSSEFYPGQSLWGPVHCLEDAQWITCTKEMKAKRKSKPQKLTKVIVEKVETDWVGVHWQCRAYSKDGAWSDQAQPKFVVEGENLKKLKLLNVFEPSTVQVGDRNFYVIKSDENVITREQWRKQQRDIFQVPKHSPKKTRPNISVTKPVEDRKKEKDKDKLNEQQTLEENAHNNINNLQNITSNNTLMPPVQNQNTESSDDWDTEDTGSQSDSASVSSGCSSMSSMGKKKKSPALMTKVLKKKKLCKAKKKIPPVPLIPGTKIVVETLSTSTKANVVWQDGSVEFGIPSTQLYPIHHLDDKEFFPGDFVVDQKEESRMYGVVQSVDHQGRTAKIKWFKTYTSSQSPQPTLLEEREVSVYDLKDHPDFQYRPGTLVIRIANFEGEDAGCTAGQVLDNYPEGRVKVWWVDGHVSMCWPQDLYKVGEYDSDEGELWDDVSSDASWETELEDWYIADTDGTEQTELENIKPKLAAHIEKARIAMSRLEEIFTQNPSLQTTEVMRKLLEVYKDCRYMDKLMGTSFFHECHFQGLLERVRERGRANVAQRMADQVTRLFTHKSDGSEENIEKNNIENSNNIQSGSNPCEKIITTVTDMTESIDHKNDESSNKQNVKENSKKESGSSDSSGEFLLSEDVNNVPDRSIEKSEMNKTSKTQMHITSSHVASSQVCVKLCTLIKAQLVLAHAEVSRRFGLSKMSLSDAEKGSSPLKKQKKEEEKRIELLQEPSEYSIEIPPPIYTEGEGFSIEETAPDSHKFKLTMFQPTDPTNFFRTVSKELKLLKSSLPPGIWVKGFEDRIDLYSVMFRGPEKTPYEDGLFLFDFQLSADYPAAPPLCHYISYCNDRLNPNLYEDGKVCVSLLGTWSGRGTEVWTSSSTLLQVIVSIQGLILVPEPYFNEAGFDKQKGSQQGKENSRMYNEMVVLKLVQAQTKLLQHPPPVFKDIIIEHFKRHANKLLQRLELWMEISEQHNNQHPLSPVTPTTFKQISDVDNKILPEFPLIPASRGFCITLRKTLAIFKEVLIKEGIIERNSDVRTWENIKEQTKSEGHETSKTADSNTMEHDSKKEISEGSSKLNPNGSLSKDRVSSSSTNISSTSLSETKKITLDHTIS from the exons ATGGCTACGAACTTTGGCGTAGAGTGTCAGTACTTTTACGAGGATGTCGTCTATCGTGTGGATAAGAAAGGTAACGTTGTGTTCGGAATTGTTATGGAAAATGACGACCAAGATTTGTCCGAAGAAAGTTCTGACAGCGAAGAGAGCCAAAAGAGGAAAAAGGGCGAGATTCGCGTGGTCTGGCATCCCTCCGGTATCGAGGAGTTGGTCAGCTCGAAGAAG gtACATTTAGCAGATAGAACACTTATGCCAGGAGATGTTGTACGTCGGATGATCAAAGGAAAGGATACACAGAGAGGATACTGTAGAGATATTGAGCTTACTGCCTGTGTTCAAGTGATTGGTACTAAACAAGTGCTTACCAATATTAGGAGCGAAGATTTAGTTCCTTTGGAA GAATTTGCAACGGATATAGCTGTTTGTATGGATTCATGGGTTGGTGGCATAAAAATGGCAAATTTTAAATTGTGGCTTACTACACCCGATGGATCTCGTTGTGTCATAAATGAAACAGATTCTCGTGTTTTAGGACAATTAGAGGAGAGACGTGATAAT GATAATGATTTTCCTCATTCTTCTGAATTTTATCCTGGTCAAAGTTTGTGGGGACCAGTTCACTGCCTAGAAGATGCACAATGGATTACATGTACAAAAGAAATGAAAGCAAAGAGAAAATCTAAACCACAGAAACTAACAAAGGTAATTGTAGAAAAGGTAGAAACAGATTGGGTAGGTGTGCATTGGCAGTGTAGAGCATATTCAAAGGATGGTGCTTGGTCAGATCAAGCTCAACCAAAATTCGTAGTTGAAGGAGAAAATttgaagaaactaaaattattgAATGTTTTTGAACCATCTACTGTGCAAGTGGGAGATCGAAACTTTTATGTAATTAAAAGTGATGAAAATGTCATTACACGAGAACAATGGAGAAAACAACAAAGAGACATTTTTCAAGTTCCTAAACATAGTCCAAAGAAAACACGTCCAAATATCAGTGTGACAAAGCCAGTTGAAGAtagaaaaaaggagaaggataaagataaaCTTAATGAACAGCAAACATTAGAAGAGAATGCTcataataatattaacaatttacaaaatattacaagCAATAATACTCTAATGCCTCCAGTACAAAACCAGAATACTGAAAGTTCAGATGATTGGGATACAGAAGATACTGGATCGCAAAGTGACAGTGCTTCA GTATCTAGTGGATGTTCTAGCATGTCATCCAtgggtaaaaagaaaaaaagcccAGCTTTAATGACAAAGGttctgaaaaagaaaaagttatGCAAGGCAAAGAAGAAGATTCCACCAGTTCCATTGATTCCAGGGACTAAAATTGTTGTGGAAACATTATCTACAAGTACAAAAGCTAATGTTGTATGGCAAGATGGTTCAGTAGAATTtg GTATTCCATCAACACAACTTTATCCGATTCATCACTTAGATGATAAAGAATTCTTCCCTGGTGATTTTGTAGTTGATCAAAAGGAAGAGTCTAGAATGTATGGTGTAGTTCAAAGTGTTGACCATCAGGGTAGAACAGCTAAAATAAAATGGTTTAAAACATACACTTCTAGTCAAAGTCCGCA GCCAACTTTACTAGAAGAACGTGAAGTCAGTGTATATGATTTAAAAGATCATCCAGACTTTCAGTACAGACCAGGTACATTAGTAATTCGAATAGCTAATTTTGAAGGAGAAGATGCTGGATGTACTGCTGGTCAAGTGCTAGATAATTATCCGGAAGGACGAGTTAAAGTGTGGTGGGTTGATGGACATGTAAGTATGTGTTGGCCTCAAGATTTGTATAAAGTAGGTGAATATGATAGTGACGAAGGAGAACTTTGGGACGATGTATCGTCTGACGCGTCATGGGAAACGGAATTGGAAGACTGGTATATCGCCGATACCGATGGTACAGAACAAAcagaattagaaaatataaaaccAAAGCTAGCCGCACACATCGAAAAAGCTCGCATTGCAATGTCTAGACTGGAAGAGATTTTCACTCAAAATCCCTCACTTCAGACAACCGAAGTTATGAGAAAATTATTAGAAGTTTATAAAGATTGTCGATACATGGATAAACTTATGGGTACCTCTTTCTTCCATGAATGTCATTTTCAAGGACTTCTGGAGAGAGTCCGTGAACGTGGCCGTGCAAATGTAGCGCAACGTATGGCGGATCAAGTAACAAGATTATTTACGCATAAATCTGATGGATcagaagaaaatatagaaaagaacaatatagaaaATTCCAATAATATACAATCAGGAAGTAATCCTTGTGAAAAGATCATTACCACTGTAACGGATATGACAGAATCCATTGATCATAAAAACGACGAATCCAGCAATAAACAGAACGTAAAAG AAAATTCAAAGAAAGAGTCGGGTTCGAGTGACTCAAGTGGCGAATTTCTACTTAGCGAGGATGTGAACAATGTACCTGATCGTTCAATAGAGAAATCAGAAATGAATAAAACTTCCAAAACTCAGATGCACATAACAAGTTCTCACGTGGCTAGTTCTCAAGTTTGCGTTAAATTGTGCACTTTAATAAAAGCTCAACTTGTACTAGCGCATGCAGAAGTTTCTAGACGATTCGGGTTATCAAAGATGTCATTATCCGATGCCGAAAAAGGATCGTCTCCTTTGAAGaagcagaagaaagaagaagaaaaacgtaTAGAATTGTTACAAGAACCATCAGAATATTCCATAGAAATTCCACCACCAATATATACAGAAGGGGAAGGATTTTCTATAGAAGAAACAGCACCAGATAgtcataaatttaaattaacaatgTTTCAGCCTACAGATCCTACAAACTTTTTCAGAACTGTTTCCAAGGAATTAAAACTTTTAAAAAGTTCACTTCCACCCGGTATATGGGTAAAGGGATTTGAAGATAGAATAGATTTATATTCTGTAATGTTTCGTGGACCTGAGAAAACACCATACGAAGAtggtctttttctttttgatttTCAATTATCTGCCGATTATCCTGCTGCTCCACCACTTTGTCATTATATTTCTTACTGTAATGATAGGTTAAATCCCAATCTGTATGAGGATGGTAAAGTTTGTGTAAGCTTACTTGGAACATGGTCTGGCCGTGGAACAGAAGTGTGGACAAGTTCCTCGACTCTCTTGCAAGTTATAGTCTCGATTCAAGGCCTTATTCTCGTACCAGAACCATATTTTAATGAAGCTGGATTCGATAAACAAAAAGGCTCTCaacaaggaaaagaaaattcaaGAATGTACAATGAAATGGTTGTACTAAAATTGGTTCAAGCACAGACTAAGTTATTACAACATCCACCACctgtatttaaagatattattaTTGAACATTTCAAGAGGCATGCAAACAAATTATTGCAACGTTTAGAGTTGTGGATGGAAATTTCTGAACAACATAATAATCAACACCCATTATCTCCAGTAACACCTACTACTTTTAAACAAATATCTGACGTTG ATAACAAAATTTTACCAGAATTTCCATTAATACCAGCGTCTAGAGGTTTCTGCATAACACTCCGTAAAACTTTAGCTATATTTAAAGAAGTGCTGATTAAAGAGGGTATTATAGAAAGGAACAGCGACGTACGTACTTGGGAAAATATCAAGGAGCAAACAAAGAGCGAGGGtcacgaaacaagcaaaaccgCTGACAGTAATACAATGGAACACGACAGTAAAAAAGAGATCAGTGAAGGAAGTTCCAAATTAAATCCAAACGGTAGCCTATCAAAGGACCGTGTATCATCTTCGTCCACGAATATTTCCTCTACATCACTAagcgaaacgaagaaaattacGTTGGATCATACCATCAGCTAG
- the hoka gene encoding hoka has protein sequence MCSKKLLCYVAIGLLIMGIFMDGVEARRKILKGRKTITRRYYWGTAIPAWSIVLLIGISMLLAGGGLYVLLQKFVVDNADTGESHASYQPALQTEAAP, from the exons ATGTGTTCTAAAAAGTTATTATGCTATGTTGCTATTGGCCTAT taatCATGGGAATCTTTATGGATGGGGTTGAAGCAAGACGTAAAATTTTGAAAGGTCGAAAAACAATTACTAGACGTTATTATt gGGGAACTGCAATACCAGCATGGTCTATAGTACTTCTAATAGGAATTAGCATGCTACTTGCCGGCGGTGGACTCTACGTCCTATTACAAAAATTTGTGGTTGATAATGCTGATACTGGAGAAAGCCATGCATCATACCAACCTGCATTGCAAACTGAAGCTGCACCTTAG